In the genome of Candidatus Bathyarchaeota archaeon, the window ATATTTTTGGTTTAAATGTTTCTAGCGAAAGCAGTAAAGTAAAAAGATTAATCGGTTATATTCCGCAGGAAGTGTGTGTTTGGAGTGATATAAGCGGTTATGAAAACCTTCTTTTTTATGCTAAGCTTTATGGTGTTTCCAAAAGCGAAAGAAAAAATATTATTAATGAAGTTTTAGAGAAAATGGGTTTAAGTAAAGTTGCAAATAACCTTGTTAAAACTTATTCTGGAGGAATGGTTAGAAGACTTGAAATAGCATGCGCTTTATTAACTAAACCTAAAATTTTATTTTTAGATGAACCTACAATAGGATTAGATCCTTCAGCTAGAAAAACTGTTTGGGAAGAACTTACCTTCTTTAAGAAAGAGTATGGTTCAACAATATTTTTTAGCACGCATTATATGGATGAAGCTGAATTCTATGCAGATGAAATAGCTATAATTAATAACGGGAGAATCGTTAAAACTGGAACAGTTGAAGAACTTAAACGTTCTATTAAAGGTGAAGTAATTTCATTAACCTTTGAAGGAAATATTTTAAATTGTTTAGATAAAATTAAAATGTTAAATTTAGTTAATGACGTATCTGTAAATAACTCTGAATTAATTATATCTTCAGAAAAAGCTGAATCTATTTTATTAAGCATTATTGAAATTTTAAAAACAAATAATATTCAAATAAAAAAACTTTCAATTAATAAGCCAAGTTTAGACAATGTTTTCTTAAAGTATGCTAGTGTTAAAATTGAATCTAGCGGTAAAATTAATGATGTTGCACAAATTAGGAAAATGATTGTAAAAAGGTGAAAAAATGTAATGATTAATTTTTTAAGAAATATGATCGTAATGATTGAGCTTGAACTTAGACGGCTTAAACATGATAGAACAGAAGTTTATACTAGATCTATTCAACCTATTTTATGGCTTGTTATTTATGGCTCTACTATGAGTAGTATTAAAGCTATTCCAACATATGGAATACCATATATAGATTACATTACACCTGGAATTCTTATTCAATCAACAACTTTTACATCAATTTTTTATGGTTTAATAATTGTTTGGGAAAGAGAATCTGGTATTTTAAAGAAACTTTTGGTTACTCCCTCCTCAAACTACTCAATTGTTGTAGGGAGATCTATGGCTTCAGGTGTTAGAGCATTATTCCAAACTTTAATAATAATTCCAGTAGCATTAATTTTAGGAGTTAAGTTTTTACGAAACCCTTTATTTTTTACTTTAGCTTTTTTAATAATTTTTTTTGCTTCAGGAGGTTTTGCAGCATTATCCATATTTATAGCTAGTTTTTTAAAAACTAGGGAAAGATTCATGGGAATAGGACAAGCAATAACTTTTCCATTATTCTTTTCAAGCAGT includes:
- a CDS encoding ABC transporter permease codes for the protein MNFLRNMIVMIELELRRLKHDRTEVYTRSIQPILWLVIYGSTMSSIKAIPTYGIPYIDYITPGILIQSTTFTSIFYGLIIVWERESGILKKLLVTPSSNYSIVVGRSMASGVRALFQTLIIIPVALILGVKFLRNPLFFTLAFLIIFFASGGFAALSIFIASFLKTRERFMGIGQAITFPLFFSSSALYPIELMPPILKEFALFNPMSYIVDAVRGLIITGNLTNLLIDLIAIGVFDFIIFTAASINIKRIIE
- a CDS encoding ABC transporter ATP-binding protein — translated: MVYAIEIKNLTKVYNGEVKALDKVNLVIEAGKVFALLGPNGAGKTTLIRILTTQLKPTYGEAYIFGLNVSSESSKVKRLIGYIPQEVCVWSDISGYENLLFYAKLYGVSKSERKNIINEVLEKMGLSKVANNLVKTYSGGMVRRLEIACALLTKPKILFLDEPTIGLDPSARKTVWEELTFFKKEYGSTIFFSTHYMDEAEFYADEIAIINNGRIVKTGTVEELKRSIKGEVISLTFEGNILNCLDKIKMLNLVNDVSVNNSELIISSEKAESILLSIIEILKTNNIQIKKLSINKPSLDNVFLKYASVKIESSGKINDVAQIRKMIVKR